In one Brienomyrus brachyistius isolate T26 chromosome 7, BBRACH_0.4, whole genome shotgun sequence genomic region, the following are encoded:
- the star gene encoding steroidogenic acute regulatory protein, mitochondrial: MLPATFKLCAGISYGHMRNTTGLRKTAIVALSHEMKRIAGPGPNRWISQVRRRSSLSSSRIEEMPYSEAEMSYVKQGEEALQKSIRILSDQDGWKTEIVAENGDKVLSKMLPDVGKVFKLEVMLDQQPDDLYGELVGNMEQMGNWNPNVKQVKILQKIGQDTLVTHEMAAETPGNVVGPRDFVSVRCAKRRGSTCFLAGMSTSHLGMPEQKGFVRAENGPTCIVMRPSTEDPNKTKFTWLLSIDLKGWIPKAIVNQVLSQTQLDFAHHLRQRMAASTMEAALAC; this comes from the exons ATGTTGCCTGCAACTTTTAAGCTTTGTGCAGGAATCTCTTACGGACACATGCGGAACACGACGG GACTAAGGAAAACGGCGATTGTCGCTTTGAGCCACGAAATGAAGAGAATAGCAGGTCCTGGTCCCAATCGCTGGATCAGTCAGGTCCGCAGGAGGAGTTCTCTGAGTA GCAGCAGGATTGAGGAGATGCCTTACAGTGAAGCAGAGATGTCCTATGTAAAGCAAGGAGAGGAGGCTCTCCAGAAGTCTATTAGGATTCTCAGTGACCAGGATGGCTGGAAGACTGAGATTGTGGCG GAGAATGGTGACAAAGTGCTGAGCAAGATGCTCCCAGATGTTGGCAAAGTGTTCAAACTGGAGGTGATGTTGGACCAGCAGCCCGATGATCTGTATGGAGAGCTGGTTGGCAACATGGAACAAATGGGCAACTGGAACCCCAATGTGAAGCAAGTTAAG ATCCTTCAGAAGATTGGTCAGGACACCTTAGTGACTCATGAGATGGCGGCAGAGACGCCTGGCAATGTGGTGGGGCCCCGGGACTTCGTGAGTGTGCGCTGTGCCAAGCGGCGTGGCTCCACGTGCTTCCTGGCAGGAATGTCCACAAGCCATCTGGGGATGCCTGAGCAAAAAGGCTTCGTCAG GGCGGAGAACGGGCCCACATGCATTGTCATGCGACCCAGCACCGAGGACCCTAACAAAACTAAGTTTACCTGGCTGCTCAGCATAGATTTGAAG GGTTGGATCCCGAAAGCCATTGTCAACCAAGTGCTTTCCCAGACTCAGCTGGACTTTGCCCATCACCTGAGACAGCGGATGGCTGCCAGCACTATGGAGGCTGCCCTAGCCTGCTGA
- the ash2l gene encoding set1/Ash2 histone methyltransferase complex subunit ASH2 isoform X3, which yields MATEGEASGAALEAASGEGDASFGDLASNMETESTNGKETMDPTGEGSEAADTQTGSGDEENGRQLGEVELQCALCMKWFTADTFGIDTATSLPFMTTYVFHCNMCHHSGNTYFLRKQANLREMCLTALANLTWRSRTQDEHPKTMFSKDKDIIPFIDKSWECMTTRQRPGKLTWPNNIVKAMSKERDVFLVKEHPDPGSKDPEEDYPKFGLLDQDLANIGPSYDSQKQPTSVSTAAGLNGGLAPGGTGKGRGAKRKQQEGGTTGTAKRTRSDPLFSAQRLPPHGYPLEHPFNKDGYRYILAEPDPHAPDPEKLELDCWAGKPIPGDLYRACLYERVLLTLHDRAPQLKISDDRLTVTGEKGYSMVRASHGVRKGSWYFEASIDDMPPDTAARLGWSQPLGNLQAPLGYDKFSYSWRSKKGTRFHQSIGKHYSNSYGQGDILGFYIELPDSTETAKALPDTYKDKALIKFKSYLYFEEKDYLDKAEKSLKPVTPSKMIFYKNGINQGVAFENLFEGMYFPAISLYKNCTVSVNFGPHFKYAPKDIKYQPMSDMGWGAVIEHTLADILYHVETEVDGRRSPPWEG from the exons ATGGCGACCGAAGGAGAAGCGAGTGGTGCAGCCTTAGAGGCGGCGTCCGGGGAAGG GGACGCTTCTTTTGGAGATCTGGCATCGAATATGGAAACTGAATCGACGAATGGGAAAGAAACGATG GATCCCACGGGAGAGGGATCGGAGGCGGCCGATACGCAGACGGGCTCCGGGGACGAGGAAAACGGCCGCCAGCTGGGCGAGGTGGAGCTGCAGTGCGCCCTCTGCATGAAGTGGTTCACCGCGGACACCTTCGGCATTGACACGGC GACCTCCCTCCCATTCATGACCACCTATGTGTTTCACTGCAATATGTGTCACCATAGCGGCAACACGTACTTCTTGCGGAAGCAGGCCA ATCTTCGGGAGATGTGCCTCACCGCCTTGGCCAACTTGACATGGCGGTCAAGGACTCAAGATGAACACCCAAAGACCATGTTCTCCAAGGATAAG GACATCATTCCGTTTATCGATAAGTCCTGGGAGTGCATGACGACTCGGCAGAGGCCTGGCAAGCTGACCTGGCCGAACAATATCGTGAAGGCCATG AGCAAAGAGCGAGATGTCTTTCTGGTCAAAGAGCACCCAGATCCGGGAAGCAAAGATCCTGAAGAGGACTACCCCAAATTTGGGCTGCTGGACCAG GACCTGGCGAACATCGGCCCTTCTTATGATAGCCAGAAACAGCCCACCTCCGTCTCCACTGCGGCTGGACTTAATG GTGGGCTGGCACCTGGAGGCACCGGGAAAGGCAGAGGAGCAAAGCGCAAgcagcaggagggtggcacaacTGGCACTGCCAAGCGAACTCGCAG CGACCCCCTCTTTTCAGCTCAGCGCCTGCCTCCCCATGGATACCCCCTTGAGCACCCCTTCAACAAGGATGGCTACCGCTACATCCTGGCCGAGCCAGACCCCCACGCACCCGACCCTGAGAAGCTCGAGCTGGACTGTTGGGCGGGGAAACCCATTCCCGGGGATCTGTACCGGGCCTGCCTGTACGAGCGCGTGCTGCTCACACTGCACGACCGAG CCCCGCAGCTGAAGATTTCTGACGACCGTCTGACAGTGACTGGAGAGAAGGGCTACTCCATGGTGCGAGCATCCCATGGCGTCAGGAAGGGCTCCTGGTATTTCGAGGCGTCTATCGACGACATGCCCCCTGACACGGCTGCTCGCCTTGGCTGGTCCCAGCCCTTAG GCAACCTCCAAGCCCCACTGGGCTATGATAAGTTCAGCTACTCATGGCGGAGCAAGAAGGGCACCCGCTTCCACCAGTCCATCGGGAAGCACTACTCAAACAGCTACGGCCAGGGAGACATTCTGGGCTTCTACATCGAGCTGCCGGACAGCACCGAGACCGCCAAGGCCTTGCCGGACACCTATAAAGACAAG GCATTGATCAAGTTCAAAAGTTACCTGTATTTTGAGGAGAAGGACTACCTGGATAAAGCGGAGAAGAGCTTGAAGCCCGTGACCCCAAGCAAG ATGATCTTCTACAAGAATGGCATCAACCAGGGGGTGGCTTTTGAAAACCTCTTTGAAGGAATGTACTTTCCTGCCATCTCCCTCTACAAAAATTGCACA GTATCTGTTAACTTTGGGCCTCATTTCAAATACGCTCCCAAGGACATCAAGTACCAGCCT ATGAGTGACATGGGTTGGGGAGCTGTAATTGAGCACACTCTGGCAGATATCCTGTACCATGTGGAGACTGAGGTGGATGGCCGTCGCAGCCCCCCTTGGGaaggctga
- the ash2l gene encoding set1/Ash2 histone methyltransferase complex subunit ASH2 isoform X1, with protein MATEGEASGAALEAASGEGDASFGDLASNMETESTNGKETMDPTGEGSEAADTQTGSGDEENGRQLGEVELQCALCMKWFTADTFGIDTATSLPFMTTYVFHCNMCHHSGNTYFLRKQANLREMCLTALANLTWRSRTQDEHPKTMFSKDKDIIPFIDKSWECMTTRQRPGKLTWPNNIVKAMSKERDVFLVKEHPDPGSKDPEEDYPKFGLLDQDLANIGPSYDSQKQPTSVSTAAGLNGGSAFTELTGSASSWGGLAPGGTGKGRGAKRKQQEGGTTGTAKRTRSDPLFSAQRLPPHGYPLEHPFNKDGYRYILAEPDPHAPDPEKLELDCWAGKPIPGDLYRACLYERVLLTLHDRAPQLKISDDRLTVTGEKGYSMVRASHGVRKGSWYFEASIDDMPPDTAARLGWSQPLGNLQAPLGYDKFSYSWRSKKGTRFHQSIGKHYSNSYGQGDILGFYIELPDSTETAKALPDTYKDKALIKFKSYLYFEEKDYLDKAEKSLKPVTPSKMIFYKNGINQGVAFENLFEGMYFPAISLYKNCTVSVNFGPHFKYAPKDIKYQPMSDMGWGAVIEHTLADILYHVETEVDGRRSPPWEG; from the exons ATGGCGACCGAAGGAGAAGCGAGTGGTGCAGCCTTAGAGGCGGCGTCCGGGGAAGG GGACGCTTCTTTTGGAGATCTGGCATCGAATATGGAAACTGAATCGACGAATGGGAAAGAAACGATG GATCCCACGGGAGAGGGATCGGAGGCGGCCGATACGCAGACGGGCTCCGGGGACGAGGAAAACGGCCGCCAGCTGGGCGAGGTGGAGCTGCAGTGCGCCCTCTGCATGAAGTGGTTCACCGCGGACACCTTCGGCATTGACACGGC GACCTCCCTCCCATTCATGACCACCTATGTGTTTCACTGCAATATGTGTCACCATAGCGGCAACACGTACTTCTTGCGGAAGCAGGCCA ATCTTCGGGAGATGTGCCTCACCGCCTTGGCCAACTTGACATGGCGGTCAAGGACTCAAGATGAACACCCAAAGACCATGTTCTCCAAGGATAAG GACATCATTCCGTTTATCGATAAGTCCTGGGAGTGCATGACGACTCGGCAGAGGCCTGGCAAGCTGACCTGGCCGAACAATATCGTGAAGGCCATG AGCAAAGAGCGAGATGTCTTTCTGGTCAAAGAGCACCCAGATCCGGGAAGCAAAGATCCTGAAGAGGACTACCCCAAATTTGGGCTGCTGGACCAG GACCTGGCGAACATCGGCCCTTCTTATGATAGCCAGAAACAGCCCACCTCCGTCTCCACTGCGGCTGGACTTAATG GTGGATCAGCGTTCACAG agCTTACGGGGTCGGCCAGCAGTTGGG GTGGGCTGGCACCTGGAGGCACCGGGAAAGGCAGAGGAGCAAAGCGCAAgcagcaggagggtggcacaacTGGCACTGCCAAGCGAACTCGCAG CGACCCCCTCTTTTCAGCTCAGCGCCTGCCTCCCCATGGATACCCCCTTGAGCACCCCTTCAACAAGGATGGCTACCGCTACATCCTGGCCGAGCCAGACCCCCACGCACCCGACCCTGAGAAGCTCGAGCTGGACTGTTGGGCGGGGAAACCCATTCCCGGGGATCTGTACCGGGCCTGCCTGTACGAGCGCGTGCTGCTCACACTGCACGACCGAG CCCCGCAGCTGAAGATTTCTGACGACCGTCTGACAGTGACTGGAGAGAAGGGCTACTCCATGGTGCGAGCATCCCATGGCGTCAGGAAGGGCTCCTGGTATTTCGAGGCGTCTATCGACGACATGCCCCCTGACACGGCTGCTCGCCTTGGCTGGTCCCAGCCCTTAG GCAACCTCCAAGCCCCACTGGGCTATGATAAGTTCAGCTACTCATGGCGGAGCAAGAAGGGCACCCGCTTCCACCAGTCCATCGGGAAGCACTACTCAAACAGCTACGGCCAGGGAGACATTCTGGGCTTCTACATCGAGCTGCCGGACAGCACCGAGACCGCCAAGGCCTTGCCGGACACCTATAAAGACAAG GCATTGATCAAGTTCAAAAGTTACCTGTATTTTGAGGAGAAGGACTACCTGGATAAAGCGGAGAAGAGCTTGAAGCCCGTGACCCCAAGCAAG ATGATCTTCTACAAGAATGGCATCAACCAGGGGGTGGCTTTTGAAAACCTCTTTGAAGGAATGTACTTTCCTGCCATCTCCCTCTACAAAAATTGCACA GTATCTGTTAACTTTGGGCCTCATTTCAAATACGCTCCCAAGGACATCAAGTACCAGCCT ATGAGTGACATGGGTTGGGGAGCTGTAATTGAGCACACTCTGGCAGATATCCTGTACCATGTGGAGACTGAGGTGGATGGCCGTCGCAGCCCCCCTTGGGaaggctga
- the ash2l gene encoding set1/Ash2 histone methyltransferase complex subunit ASH2 isoform X2: MATEGEASGAALEAASGEGDASFGDLASNMETESTNGKETMDPTGEGSEAADTQTGSGDEENGRQLGEVELQCALCMKWFTADTFGIDTATSLPFMTTYVFHCNMCHHSGNTYFLRKQANLREMCLTALANLTWRSRTQDEHPKTMFSKDKDIIPFIDKSWECMTTRQRPGKLTWPNNIVKAMSKERDVFLVKEHPDPGSKDPEEDYPKFGLLDQDLANIGPSYDSQKQPTSVSTAAGLNGGSAFTGGLAPGGTGKGRGAKRKQQEGGTTGTAKRTRSDPLFSAQRLPPHGYPLEHPFNKDGYRYILAEPDPHAPDPEKLELDCWAGKPIPGDLYRACLYERVLLTLHDRAPQLKISDDRLTVTGEKGYSMVRASHGVRKGSWYFEASIDDMPPDTAARLGWSQPLGNLQAPLGYDKFSYSWRSKKGTRFHQSIGKHYSNSYGQGDILGFYIELPDSTETAKALPDTYKDKALIKFKSYLYFEEKDYLDKAEKSLKPVTPSKMIFYKNGINQGVAFENLFEGMYFPAISLYKNCTVSVNFGPHFKYAPKDIKYQPMSDMGWGAVIEHTLADILYHVETEVDGRRSPPWEG; encoded by the exons ATGGCGACCGAAGGAGAAGCGAGTGGTGCAGCCTTAGAGGCGGCGTCCGGGGAAGG GGACGCTTCTTTTGGAGATCTGGCATCGAATATGGAAACTGAATCGACGAATGGGAAAGAAACGATG GATCCCACGGGAGAGGGATCGGAGGCGGCCGATACGCAGACGGGCTCCGGGGACGAGGAAAACGGCCGCCAGCTGGGCGAGGTGGAGCTGCAGTGCGCCCTCTGCATGAAGTGGTTCACCGCGGACACCTTCGGCATTGACACGGC GACCTCCCTCCCATTCATGACCACCTATGTGTTTCACTGCAATATGTGTCACCATAGCGGCAACACGTACTTCTTGCGGAAGCAGGCCA ATCTTCGGGAGATGTGCCTCACCGCCTTGGCCAACTTGACATGGCGGTCAAGGACTCAAGATGAACACCCAAAGACCATGTTCTCCAAGGATAAG GACATCATTCCGTTTATCGATAAGTCCTGGGAGTGCATGACGACTCGGCAGAGGCCTGGCAAGCTGACCTGGCCGAACAATATCGTGAAGGCCATG AGCAAAGAGCGAGATGTCTTTCTGGTCAAAGAGCACCCAGATCCGGGAAGCAAAGATCCTGAAGAGGACTACCCCAAATTTGGGCTGCTGGACCAG GACCTGGCGAACATCGGCCCTTCTTATGATAGCCAGAAACAGCCCACCTCCGTCTCCACTGCGGCTGGACTTAATG GTGGATCAGCGTTCACAG GTGGGCTGGCACCTGGAGGCACCGGGAAAGGCAGAGGAGCAAAGCGCAAgcagcaggagggtggcacaacTGGCACTGCCAAGCGAACTCGCAG CGACCCCCTCTTTTCAGCTCAGCGCCTGCCTCCCCATGGATACCCCCTTGAGCACCCCTTCAACAAGGATGGCTACCGCTACATCCTGGCCGAGCCAGACCCCCACGCACCCGACCCTGAGAAGCTCGAGCTGGACTGTTGGGCGGGGAAACCCATTCCCGGGGATCTGTACCGGGCCTGCCTGTACGAGCGCGTGCTGCTCACACTGCACGACCGAG CCCCGCAGCTGAAGATTTCTGACGACCGTCTGACAGTGACTGGAGAGAAGGGCTACTCCATGGTGCGAGCATCCCATGGCGTCAGGAAGGGCTCCTGGTATTTCGAGGCGTCTATCGACGACATGCCCCCTGACACGGCTGCTCGCCTTGGCTGGTCCCAGCCCTTAG GCAACCTCCAAGCCCCACTGGGCTATGATAAGTTCAGCTACTCATGGCGGAGCAAGAAGGGCACCCGCTTCCACCAGTCCATCGGGAAGCACTACTCAAACAGCTACGGCCAGGGAGACATTCTGGGCTTCTACATCGAGCTGCCGGACAGCACCGAGACCGCCAAGGCCTTGCCGGACACCTATAAAGACAAG GCATTGATCAAGTTCAAAAGTTACCTGTATTTTGAGGAGAAGGACTACCTGGATAAAGCGGAGAAGAGCTTGAAGCCCGTGACCCCAAGCAAG ATGATCTTCTACAAGAATGGCATCAACCAGGGGGTGGCTTTTGAAAACCTCTTTGAAGGAATGTACTTTCCTGCCATCTCCCTCTACAAAAATTGCACA GTATCTGTTAACTTTGGGCCTCATTTCAAATACGCTCCCAAGGACATCAAGTACCAGCCT ATGAGTGACATGGGTTGGGGAGCTGTAATTGAGCACACTCTGGCAGATATCCTGTACCATGTGGAGACTGAGGTGGATGGCCGTCGCAGCCCCCCTTGGGaaggctga
- the pnx gene encoding homeobox protein pnx isoform X1: MQPGKMPEVIKTSFTIVDILDPTKFNGRCAVPRGGVTVQKNSGKQAETVGIPDFSIVEGRSPPESTADQPRCKTRRIRTAFTLEQLRVLEHSFRASHYLSVFERYGIATALQLTETQVKIWFQNRRTKWKKENKDNVSDDQEQAGPCYGLPHADPASLHGLPTRYCHTVPMCSQPALMPSVLSHHHHHHLHHVF; the protein is encoded by the exons ATGCAGCCAGGAAAAATGCCAGAAGTTATAAAAACTTCTTTTACCATAGTAGATATTCTGGATCCCACTAAGTTTAACGGAAGATGTGCGGTTCCTCGAGGAGGTGTCACGGTGCAGAAAAATAGTG gcAAACAAGCAGAGACCGTAGGGATTCCTGACTTTAGCATCGTGGAGGGACGAAGTCCTCCTGAATCCACCGCAGATCAGCCGAGGTGCAAGACGAGGCGCATCCGGACAGCCTTCACGCTGGAGCAGCTGCGTGTGCTGGAGCACAGCTTCCGCGCCAGCCATTACCTGTCCGTCTTCGAGCGCTACGGCATCGCCACCGCGCTCCAGCTCACCGAGACGCAGGTGAAGATctggtttcagaatcggcgcaCCAAGTGGAAAAAGGAAAATAAGGACAATGTGTCTGATGACCAAGAGCAAGCCGGACCGTGCTATGGGCTGCCGCACGCGGACCCCGCGAGTTTACATGGCCTTCCCACGCGTTATTGCCACACCGTCCCCATGTGCTCGCAGCCGGCTCTGATGCCTTCGGTTCTAAgtcaccatcaccatcatcatcttcatcatgtattttaa
- the pnx gene encoding homeobox protein pnx isoform X2 produces MRGQRATVVDQVDILDPTKFNGRCAVPRGGVTVQKNSGKQAETVGIPDFSIVEGRSPPESTADQPRCKTRRIRTAFTLEQLRVLEHSFRASHYLSVFERYGIATALQLTETQVKIWFQNRRTKWKKENKDNVSDDQEQAGPCYGLPHADPASLHGLPTRYCHTVPMCSQPALMPSVLSHHHHHHLHHVF; encoded by the exons ATGCGAGGCCAGCGAGCCACTGTCGTGGATCAAG TAGATATTCTGGATCCCACTAAGTTTAACGGAAGATGTGCGGTTCCTCGAGGAGGTGTCACGGTGCAGAAAAATAGTG gcAAACAAGCAGAGACCGTAGGGATTCCTGACTTTAGCATCGTGGAGGGACGAAGTCCTCCTGAATCCACCGCAGATCAGCCGAGGTGCAAGACGAGGCGCATCCGGACAGCCTTCACGCTGGAGCAGCTGCGTGTGCTGGAGCACAGCTTCCGCGCCAGCCATTACCTGTCCGTCTTCGAGCGCTACGGCATCGCCACCGCGCTCCAGCTCACCGAGACGCAGGTGAAGATctggtttcagaatcggcgcaCCAAGTGGAAAAAGGAAAATAAGGACAATGTGTCTGATGACCAAGAGCAAGCCGGACCGTGCTATGGGCTGCCGCACGCGGACCCCGCGAGTTTACATGGCCTTCCCACGCGTTATTGCCACACCGTCCCCATGTGCTCGCAGCCGGCTCTGATGCCTTCGGTTCTAAgtcaccatcaccatcatcatcttcatcatgtattttaa